A window of Komagataeibacter medellinensis NBRC 3288 contains these coding sequences:
- a CDS encoding DedA family protein gives MEDRTLLHHFEYLFQHYGYGVITLIVMLESMGLPLPAETLIISASVYCAATHRLDIQWVALAAVAGAVVGDNIGYMIGRRIGLPLLQKYGARIKLTPERLLLGRFLFRHHGSGIVFFGRFIALLRVFVALLAGANHMPWPRFMIFNALGGLCWAGGYAAGAYYLGRKVTEVSGPASIGLGLVVAAGLVASALFLRRNEERLTQAALREARADAATPGGGGM, from the coding sequence ATGGAGGATCGAACACTGCTGCACCATTTTGAATACCTGTTCCAGCATTACGGGTATGGGGTGATTACCCTTATCGTCATGCTGGAAAGCATGGGGCTGCCGCTTCCGGCTGAAACCCTGATCATTTCAGCATCCGTCTACTGTGCCGCCACCCATCGGCTTGACATTCAGTGGGTGGCGCTGGCGGCCGTGGCCGGTGCCGTGGTGGGGGACAATATCGGCTACATGATCGGGCGCAGGATTGGCCTGCCCCTGTTGCAGAAATACGGTGCACGTATCAAACTGACCCCCGAGCGCCTGCTACTGGGGCGCTTCCTGTTCCGCCATCATGGTAGTGGCATTGTCTTCTTCGGGCGTTTCATTGCCCTGCTGCGTGTCTTTGTGGCCCTGCTGGCGGGAGCCAACCATATGCCGTGGCCGCGTTTCATGATCTTCAATGCACTGGGCGGGTTGTGCTGGGCCGGGGGATATGCCGCAGGTGCCTATTACCTGGGGCGCAAGGTAACGGAGGTCTCGGGACCGGCCAGTATCGGGCTGGGGCTGGTCGTGGCGGCAGGACTGGTGGCCAGCGCCCTTTTTCTGCGGCGTAACGAGGAGCGCCTGACGCAGGCGGCCCTGCGTGAAGCCCGGGCGGATGCGGCAACGCCGGGTGGTGGCGGCATGTAG
- the bluB gene encoding 5,6-dimethylbenzimidazole synthase gives MNSVPAFSPVFSNQLHELFRWRRDVRHFRCDPVPEPVLEGLLATACLAPSVGLSEPWRFVRVDDADRRAAVREDFSQCNADALADRADTDAQRYARLKLAGLDDAPHHVAVLSHPDPVQGRGLGRATMPQTTTWSTVMAIHTFWLAATAAGVGVGWVSIINPARIKAILDVDPALELVAYLCVGYPDGQAPTPELERRGWEQRAPERREWVRR, from the coding sequence ATGAATTCCGTGCCAGCATTCTCCCCTGTCTTTTCCAACCAGTTGCATGAACTGTTCCGCTGGCGGCGGGACGTACGGCATTTCCGCTGCGACCCCGTGCCCGAACCCGTTCTGGAAGGCCTACTGGCCACGGCCTGCCTTGCGCCCTCGGTAGGGTTGAGCGAACCGTGGCGCTTCGTACGCGTGGATGATGCGGACCGCCGGGCTGCCGTGCGGGAGGATTTCAGCCAGTGCAATGCCGATGCCCTGGCCGACCGTGCGGACACGGATGCCCAGCGTTACGCCCGTCTGAAGCTTGCGGGTCTGGACGATGCTCCACATCATGTCGCCGTGCTGTCCCACCCCGATCCGGTACAGGGTAGGGGACTGGGGCGGGCCACCATGCCACAGACGACGACATGGTCCACTGTCATGGCCATCCATACGTTCTGGCTTGCGGCTACGGCGGCAGGTGTGGGGGTCGGGTGGGTTTCCATCATCAATCCCGCGCGGATCAAGGCCATACTGGATGTGGACCCGGCACTGGAACTGGTGGCCTATCTGTGTGTCGGCTACCCTGATGGACAAGCGCCCACGCCGGAACTGGAGCGACGGGGCTGGGAGCAGCGTGCGCCTGAACGGCGCGAATGGGTACGCCGCTAA
- a CDS encoding aldose 1-epimerase family protein encodes MTDTIHTFGDGRLAASVRAHGAELCALRADDRDLLWNGQAPWPRHSPVLFPIVGRLVEDTAWVDGRSYRMTQHGFARDCTFRWLERDETGCRLELTDTPDTRACYPFAFSLVIEYRIENGVLSVRYCVTNPDATRVLPASLGAHPAFAWPLAPDVAKNRHVIEFDQSESAPVRRLAGGLLLPDSFPTPVRGRILHLDESLFAADALILDQLASRGVTYRIPDGPGLRLTWEGFSELGIWMKPGGDFVCIEPWYGMASPIGFAGEFSARPGVFHLQPGQEWRAGWQVGCI; translated from the coding sequence ATGACAGACACTATCCATACATTTGGCGATGGACGGCTTGCGGCCAGCGTACGGGCGCATGGTGCGGAACTGTGTGCCCTGCGGGCCGATGACCGTGATCTGCTATGGAACGGGCAGGCTCCGTGGCCACGGCATTCTCCCGTGCTGTTCCCCATTGTGGGGCGACTGGTGGAGGATACGGCATGGGTGGATGGCAGATCCTACCGCATGACCCAGCATGGCTTCGCGCGTGACTGTACGTTCCGCTGGCTGGAACGTGACGAGACAGGCTGCCGCCTGGAACTGACCGATACGCCTGATACCCGTGCCTGCTATCCCTTCGCCTTCAGCCTGGTCATTGAATACCGTATTGAAAACGGTGTACTTTCGGTGCGCTACTGCGTGACCAACCCCGATGCCACGCGCGTTCTGCCCGCATCACTCGGGGCCCATCCCGCTTTTGCCTGGCCGCTGGCACCCGATGTGGCCAAGAACCGGCATGTTATCGAATTCGACCAGTCCGAATCCGCACCCGTGCGTCGGCTGGCGGGCGGGTTGCTCCTGCCCGATTCGTTCCCGACTCCGGTGCGGGGGCGTATCCTGCATCTGGACGAATCACTGTTCGCGGCTGATGCGCTGATCCTTGATCAACTGGCCAGCCGGGGGGTGACCTATCGCATTCCTGATGGACCGGGGCTGCGGCTGACATGGGAGGGCTTTTCCGAACTGGGCATATGGATGAAGCCGGGGGGCGATTTCGTGTGTATTGAACCCTGGTACGGCATGGCCAGTCCAATCGGGTTCGCGGGTGAATTTTCCGCTCGCCCCGGCGTGTTCCACCTCCAGCCGGGTCAGGAATGGCGGGCAGGCTGGCAGGTTGGCTGCATCTGA
- a CDS encoding CHRD domain-containing protein, with protein sequence MIRFPAVVTLVVAGMAVASPAMAAVLRFEGHFVGEHGTTSHPDGKVEAALNTRTNLVRYVITWSGLSGPVTAAHFHGPASEGEEAGVIVPIGGPYKSGQHGALVLSSEQAQTLQNGQIYVNLHTQAQPNGEARAQLERLTPAVRP encoded by the coding sequence ATGATCCGTTTTCCTGCCGTGGTTACCCTTGTCGTGGCCGGTATGGCAGTCGCCTCACCCGCCATGGCGGCGGTCCTGCGCTTTGAAGGCCATTTTGTGGGTGAGCATGGCACCACGTCCCATCCCGATGGCAAGGTCGAGGCCGCGCTGAACACCCGCACGAACCTGGTCCGCTATGTCATTACATGGAGTGGACTGAGCGGGCCGGTCACGGCAGCCCATTTCCATGGTCCGGCCTCTGAGGGGGAGGAAGCTGGTGTAATCGTGCCCATTGGTGGCCCTTACAAATCGGGCCAGCATGGCGCACTTGTCCTGTCATCCGAGCAGGCCCAGACCCTTCAGAATGGTCAGATTTATGTCAACCTGCACACGCAGGCCCAACCCAATGGGGAGGCCAGGGCCCAGTTGGAACGCCTTACCCCTGCGGTGCGGCCCTGA